A genome region from Dickeya dadantii NCPPB 898 includes the following:
- the pgk gene encoding phosphoglycerate kinase — translation MAVIKMTDLDLAGKRVLIRADLNVPVKDGKVTSDARIRASLPTIEIALKQGARVMVTSHLGRPTEGEYNEEFSLLPVVNYLKDRLSSPVRLAKDYLEGVDVAEGELVVLENVRFNKGEKKDDEVLSKKYAALCDVFVMDAFGTAHRAQASTHGVGKFAPIACAGPLLSDELEALGKALGNPARPMVAIVGGSKVSTKLTVLDSLSKIADQLIVGGGIANTFVAAQGHNVGKSLYEAELIPEAKKLLETCDIPVPSDVRVATEFSETATATLKSVAAIKDDEQILDLGDVSAERLADILKNAKTILWNGPVGVFEFPNFRKGTEIIANAIANSDAFSIAGGGDTLAAIDLFGIADKISYISTGGGAFLEFVEGKKLPAVVMLEERARQ, via the coding sequence ATGGCTGTAATTAAGATGACCGACTTGGATCTGGCTGGCAAACGCGTGCTGATCCGTGCGGATCTGAACGTGCCGGTTAAAGATGGCAAAGTGACGTCTGACGCCCGCATCCGTGCTTCCCTGCCGACCATTGAAATCGCCCTGAAGCAGGGTGCCCGCGTGATGGTGACATCCCACCTGGGCCGCCCGACCGAAGGCGAGTACAACGAAGAATTCTCCCTGCTGCCGGTAGTGAACTACCTGAAAGATCGCCTGTCTTCACCGGTACGTCTGGCGAAAGACTACTTGGAAGGCGTCGACGTGGCGGAAGGCGAACTGGTGGTGCTGGAAAACGTCCGCTTCAACAAAGGCGAGAAGAAAGACGACGAAGTGCTGTCCAAAAAATACGCCGCGCTGTGCGACGTGTTCGTGATGGATGCGTTCGGTACCGCGCACCGCGCCCAGGCTTCGACCCACGGTGTGGGCAAGTTCGCGCCGATCGCCTGCGCCGGTCCGCTGCTGTCCGACGAACTGGAAGCATTGGGCAAAGCGCTGGGCAACCCGGCCCGTCCGATGGTGGCTATCGTTGGCGGTTCCAAAGTGTCCACCAAACTGACCGTGCTGGACTCACTGTCCAAAATCGCCGACCAGCTGATCGTCGGCGGTGGTATCGCCAACACCTTCGTAGCGGCTCAGGGTCATAACGTCGGTAAATCGCTGTATGAAGCGGAACTGATTCCGGAAGCGAAAAAACTGCTGGAAACCTGCGATATCCCGGTACCAAGCGATGTTCGCGTGGCTACGGAATTCTCCGAAACTGCTACCGCGACATTGAAATCCGTTGCCGCCATTAAAGATGATGAACAGATTCTGGACCTGGGCGATGTGTCCGCAGAGCGTCTGGCCGATATTCTGAAAAACGCCAAAACCATTCTGTGGAATGGCCCGGTCGGCGTATTCGAATTCCCGAACTTCCGCAAAGGTACGGAAATCATCGCTAATGCCATCGCCAACAGCGACGCGTTCTCCATCGCGGGCGGCGGCGATACGCTGGCGGCGATCGATCTGTTCGGCATTGCCGACAAGATTTCCTATATTTCT
- the epd gene encoding erythrose-4-phosphate dehydrogenase, translating into MTIRIAINGFGRIGRSVLRALYESGRRAEIAVVAINELANAEGIAHLLKYDSSHGRFSWDVRQECDRLSVGDDTIRLLHEPDLRSLPWGELGVDIVLDCSGVYGSRADGEAHMAAGAKKVLFSHPGAPDLDATIVYGVNHPDLQPAHRLVSNASCTTNCIIPIIKLLDDAYGIESGTVTTIHASMNDQPVIDAYHHDLRRTRAASQSIIPVDTKLAVGITRFFPKFEDRFEAISVRVPTINVTAIDLSVSVKNAVNVSEINTLFRQSAQNTFRGIVDYTDLPLVSVDFNHDPHSAIVDGTQTRVSGGHLIKTLVWCDNEWGFANRMLDTTRAMAACGF; encoded by the coding sequence ATGACAATCCGTATTGCGATAAACGGTTTTGGTCGCATAGGTCGTAGCGTACTGCGCGCGCTGTATGAGTCCGGCCGGCGAGCTGAAATCGCGGTGGTGGCGATAAATGAGCTGGCTAACGCCGAAGGGATTGCCCACCTGCTTAAGTACGACAGCAGTCATGGCCGTTTTTCGTGGGATGTGCGTCAGGAATGCGATCGCTTGTCGGTAGGGGATGACACTATCCGCCTGCTGCATGAGCCGGACCTTCGTTCCCTGCCGTGGGGGGAGCTCGGCGTAGACATTGTGCTGGATTGCAGCGGCGTCTACGGTAGCCGCGCCGATGGCGAAGCCCACATGGCGGCGGGAGCGAAAAAAGTATTGTTCTCCCATCCCGGCGCGCCGGATCTCGACGCCACCATCGTGTACGGCGTCAACCATCCGGATTTGCAGCCGGCTCACCGGCTGGTGTCCAACGCCTCCTGCACCACCAACTGCATTATTCCGATTATCAAGCTGCTGGACGATGCGTACGGCATCGAAAGCGGCACCGTCACCACGATCCATGCGTCGATGAACGATCAACCGGTGATTGACGCTTATCACCATGATCTTCGGCGTACCCGCGCGGCCAGTCAGTCGATCATTCCGGTGGACACCAAACTGGCGGTGGGGATTACCCGTTTCTTTCCGAAATTTGAAGACCGTTTTGAGGCGATTTCGGTGCGGGTGCCGACCATCAATGTGACGGCCATTGACCTGAGCGTCAGTGTGAAAAACGCGGTAAACGTAAGTGAAATCAATACGCTGTTTCGTCAATCAGCGCAGAATACATTTCGTGGTATAGTTGACTATACCGATTTGCCGTTGGTTTCCGTAGATTTCAACCATGACCCGCATAGCGCGATTGTCGATGGAACGCAAACCCGGGTCAGCGGAGGGCATCTGATCAAGACGCTGGTCTGGTGCGATAACGAATGGGGCTTTGCCAACCGAATGTTGGACACAACTCGGGCGATGGCGGCCTGCGGTTTCTGA
- the tkt gene encoding transketolase yields the protein MSSRKELANAIRALSMDGVQKAKSGHPGAPMGMADIAEVLWRDHLNHNPANPHWANRDRFVLSNGHASMLIYSLLHLTGYDLPIEELKNFRQLHSRTPGHPEVGYTPGVETTTGPLGQGIANAVGMAIAERTLAAQFNRPGHDIVDHHTYVFLGDGCMMEGISHEVCSLAGTLKLGKLVAFYDDNGISIDGHIEGWFTDDTAARFEAYGWHVVRGIDGHDADAIQRAIKEAQSVTDKPSLLLCKTVIGFGSPNKAGTHDSHGAPLGDAEVAATREQLGWKYGPFEIPADIYAAWDARKAGQSKEAAWQQAFNAYASAYPELAAEFTRRVSGELPANWQAESAKVIEQLQANPAKIASRKASQNALEAYGKLLPEFLGGSADLAPSNLTIWSGSKSLNEDPAGNYIHYGVREFGMTAIANGISLHGGFVPYTATFLMFVEYARNAVRMAALMKVRSIYVYTHDSIGLGEDGPTHQPVEQLASLRVTPNMSTWRPADQVETAVAWKYAIERKDGPTALILSRQNLAQQERTAQQLADVAKGAYVLKDSGGQPQLILIATGSEVELAVAAWQKLTDEGVKARVVSMPSTDAFDKQDAAYREAVLPSAVAARVAIEASIADYWYKYVGLNGAIVGMQSFGESAPAEKLFDVFGFTTDNVVAKAKALLK from the coding sequence ATGTCCTCTCGTAAAGAACTTGCCAATGCTATCCGTGCGTTGAGTATGGATGGCGTGCAGAAGGCCAAATCTGGTCATCCGGGCGCACCGATGGGTATGGCGGATATCGCCGAAGTACTGTGGCGTGACCACCTGAACCACAACCCGGCCAACCCGCACTGGGCCAACCGCGACCGCTTCGTGCTGTCCAACGGCCATGCATCCATGCTGATCTACAGCCTGCTGCACCTGACCGGTTACGATCTGCCGATCGAAGAACTGAAAAACTTCCGCCAGCTGCACTCCAGAACGCCGGGCCACCCGGAAGTGGGTTATACGCCGGGCGTGGAAACCACCACCGGTCCGCTGGGTCAGGGGATTGCCAACGCCGTGGGCATGGCTATTGCCGAGCGCACGCTGGCGGCGCAGTTCAACCGTCCTGGTCATGACATCGTTGACCACCACACCTATGTGTTCCTGGGTGACGGCTGCATGATGGAAGGGATTTCCCATGAAGTTTGTTCACTGGCCGGGACCCTGAAACTGGGCAAACTGGTCGCCTTCTACGATGACAACGGTATTTCCATCGACGGTCATATCGAAGGCTGGTTCACCGATGATACCGCTGCTCGTTTCGAAGCCTATGGTTGGCATGTGGTGCGCGGTATTGACGGCCACGACGCCGACGCTATCCAGCGCGCCATCAAAGAAGCGCAGAGCGTGACCGACAAACCGTCGCTGCTGCTGTGCAAAACCGTGATCGGTTTCGGTTCGCCGAACAAAGCCGGTACCCATGATTCCCACGGCGCGCCGTTGGGCGACGCCGAAGTGGCCGCCACCCGCGAACAACTGGGCTGGAAATACGGTCCGTTTGAAATCCCGGCCGATATTTACGCCGCCTGGGATGCCCGCAAAGCCGGTCAGAGCAAAGAAGCGGCCTGGCAACAGGCGTTCAACGCTTACGCCAGCGCTTATCCGGAACTGGCTGCCGAATTCACCCGTCGCGTGAGCGGCGAACTGCCGGCCAACTGGCAGGCGGAGTCGGCCAAGGTTATCGAACAACTGCAGGCTAACCCGGCCAAGATCGCCAGCCGTAAAGCCTCGCAGAACGCGCTGGAAGCCTATGGCAAACTGCTGCCGGAATTCCTGGGCGGTTCCGCCGACCTGGCGCCGAGCAACCTGACTATCTGGTCCGGTTCCAAATCGCTGAATGAAGACCCGGCGGGCAACTACATTCACTACGGCGTGCGCGAATTCGGCATGACCGCTATCGCCAACGGTATCTCGCTGCACGGCGGCTTCGTGCCGTACACCGCCACCTTCCTGATGTTCGTCGAATATGCCCGTAACGCGGTGCGTATGGCGGCGCTGATGAAAGTGCGCAGCATTTATGTCTACACCCATGACTCCATCGGTCTGGGCGAAGACGGCCCGACCCACCAGCCGGTGGAACAGCTGGCCAGCCTGCGTGTAACGCCGAACATGAGCACCTGGCGCCCGGCGGATCAGGTAGAAACCGCGGTGGCCTGGAAATACGCCATTGAGCGTAAAGACGGCCCGACCGCGCTGATTCTGTCTCGTCAGAATCTGGCGCAGCAGGAGCGTACCGCTCAGCAGCTGGCGGACGTCGCCAAAGGCGCCTACGTGCTGAAAGACAGCGGCGGCCAGCCGCAGCTGATTCTGATCGCGACCGGTTCCGAAGTCGAGCTGGCGGTTGCCGCCTGGCAGAAGCTGACCGACGAAGGCGTCAAGGCGCGCGTGGTGTCCATGCCGTCTACCGATGCGTTCGACAAACAAGACGCGGCCTACCGTGAAGCGGTGCTGCCGTCTGCTGTGGCTGCCCGTGTGGCGATCGAAGCCAGCATCGCTGACTACTGGTACAAATATGTGGGTCTGAATGGCGCGATTGTCGGTATGCAAAGCTTTGGCGAATCCGCGCCGGCAGAAAAACTGTTCGACGTGTTTGGTTTCACCACCGACAACGTAGTAGCGAAGGCGAAAGCGCTGCTGAAATAA
- the tsgA gene encoding MFS transporter TsgA produces the protein MSDLNRQRLFFTSCFSYALTGALVIVTGMVMGDIAQYFNVPIANMSNTFTFLNAGILLSIFLNVWLMDIFPLKKQLVFGFILIVLSIIGLFVGKSLAVFSACMFTLGVVSGITMSIGTFLITQLYSGRQRGARLLFTDSFFSMAGMIFPIVAAALLSRHFGWYWIYACIGLLYVAILVLTLLSDFPAIGTDKTSAQKTAVEAEKWGMGVVFLSIAALCYILGQLAFIQWVPEYVTKSFGMSIGDAGELVSSFWTSYMIGMWVFSFVLKFFDLQRVVTVLAILAAGAMYLFVSSDQPQLLKYFIFGLGFISSAIYTTLITLGSQQTRVPSPKLVNFILTCGTVGTMLTFIVTGPIVQHFGVHAALVTANGLYFVVFVMCFLLGLVTRHRQHGHEAAAH, from the coding sequence ATGTCTGATCTCAATCGTCAGCGGCTGTTTTTTACCAGTTGCTTTTCTTATGCGTTGACCGGCGCGCTGGTTATCGTGACCGGCATGGTCATGGGTGATATCGCTCAGTATTTCAATGTGCCGATAGCCAATATGAGCAATACCTTTACGTTTCTGAACGCCGGTATTTTGCTGTCCATTTTCCTCAATGTGTGGCTGATGGATATCTTCCCGCTGAAAAAACAGCTGGTCTTCGGTTTTATTCTGATCGTCTTGTCGATCATCGGGCTGTTCGTGGGTAAATCGCTGGCTGTCTTTTCCGCCTGTATGTTTACGCTGGGCGTGGTCAGCGGCATCACCATGTCGATCGGCACCTTCCTGATTACGCAGCTCTATTCCGGCCGTCAGCGCGGCGCCCGTCTGCTGTTCACCGATTCGTTTTTCAGCATGGCCGGCATGATTTTCCCGATTGTGGCCGCGGCGTTACTGTCCCGTCATTTCGGTTGGTACTGGATTTACGCCTGTATCGGGCTGCTGTATGTGGCGATTCTGGTACTGACGCTGTTGTCGGATTTTCCTGCCATCGGCACGGATAAAACCAGCGCTCAGAAAACGGCCGTCGAGGCGGAAAAATGGGGCATGGGCGTGGTGTTTCTGTCGATCGCGGCGCTGTGCTACATCCTGGGACAACTGGCGTTTATCCAGTGGGTGCCGGAGTATGTGACCAAATCCTTTGGCATGAGCATCGGCGATGCCGGCGAACTGGTCAGCAGTTTCTGGACGTCATACATGATTGGCATGTGGGTCTTTAGCTTCGTGCTCAAGTTCTTTGATTTGCAGCGTGTGGTTACCGTACTGGCGATTTTGGCCGCGGGGGCGATGTACCTGTTCGTGAGCAGCGATCAGCCTCAACTGCTGAAATACTTCATTTTCGGCCTGGGCTTTATTTCCAGCGCTATCTACACCACGCTGATTACTTTGGGCTCCCAGCAGACCAGAGTACCGTCGCCGAAGCTGGTGAACTTCATTCTGACCTGCGGAACGGTCGGGACCATGTTGACCTTTATCGTCACCGGGCCGATCGTGCAGCATTTTGGCGTGCATGCCGCGCTGGTGACCGCCAATGGTCTGTATTTTGTGGTGTTCGTCATGTGCTTCCTGCTGGGGCTGGTGACCCGTCACCGCCAGCACGGGCATGAGGCCGCCGCGCATTAA
- the speA gene encoding biosynthetic arginine decarboxylase, translating to MSDDMIQPYSSAAGKHDHLRSMQEVAMNDRDASEMLRTYNIAWWGNNYYDVNELGHISVCPDPDVPEARVDLAKLVKTRQQNNQRLPALFCFPQILQHRLRSINAAFKRARESFGYEGGYFLVYPIKVNQHRRVIESLINSGEPLGLEAGSKAELMAVLGHAGMTRSVIVCNGYKDREYIRLALIGEKLGHKVYLVIEKMSEINMVLEEAERLNVVPRLGVRARLASQGSGKWQSSGGEKSKFGLAATQVLQLVELLRKANRLDSLQLLHFHLGSQLANIRDIATGVRESARFYVELHKLGVNIQCFDVGGGLGVDYEGTRSQSDCSVNYGLNEYANNVIWGIGDACNEYGLPHPTVITESGRAVTAHHTVLVSNIIGVERNEFSEPVAPDEDAPRALESLWNTWQEIKEPGNRRSLREWLHDSQMDLHDIHTQYTHGMLDLTQRAQAEQLYLNICQQIQQQLDPSNRAHRPIIDELQERMADKLYVNFSLFQSMPDAWGIDQLFPVLPLEGLDKPPQRRAVLLDITCDSDGAIDHYVDGDGVATTMPMPPYDPENPPLLGFFMVGAYQEILGNMHNLFGDTSTVDVFVFQDGTVELEESDEGNTVADMLEYVQLDPDVLMSRFRDQVKETDLAPELQAQFLEEFETGLYGYTYLEDE from the coding sequence ATGTCTGACGATATGATTCAACCGTACTCGTCAGCGGCGGGTAAACACGATCATCTGCGCTCCATGCAGGAGGTAGCCATGAATGACCGCGACGCCAGTGAGATGCTGAGAACCTATAACATTGCCTGGTGGGGTAATAACTATTACGACGTCAACGAGCTGGGGCACATCAGCGTGTGTCCGGATCCGGATGTGCCGGAAGCGCGCGTTGACCTGGCCAAGCTGGTGAAAACCCGTCAGCAGAACAATCAGCGCCTGCCGGCGTTGTTCTGCTTCCCGCAGATTCTGCAGCACCGTCTGCGCTCCATCAACGCGGCGTTCAAACGCGCGCGTGAGTCCTTCGGTTATGAAGGCGGCTATTTCCTGGTATATCCCATCAAAGTTAACCAGCATCGCCGCGTGATTGAATCCCTGATCAATTCCGGCGAACCGTTGGGGCTGGAAGCGGGTTCCAAAGCCGAACTGATGGCGGTGCTGGGCCACGCCGGTATGACCCGCTCCGTAATCGTCTGCAACGGCTATAAAGATCGCGAGTACATCCGTCTGGCGCTGATCGGCGAAAAGCTGGGCCACAAGGTGTATCTGGTCATCGAAAAGATGTCGGAAATCAATATGGTGCTGGAGGAGGCCGAACGGCTGAACGTGGTGCCGCGCTTGGGCGTGCGTGCTCGCCTGGCATCACAGGGTTCCGGCAAATGGCAGTCGAGCGGCGGCGAGAAATCCAAGTTCGGCCTGGCGGCGACGCAGGTACTGCAACTGGTGGAGCTGCTGCGCAAGGCCAACCGCCTCGACAGCCTGCAACTGCTGCACTTCCACCTCGGTTCGCAGCTGGCGAACATCCGCGATATCGCGACCGGCGTGCGTGAATCGGCGCGTTTCTACGTCGAACTGCACAAGCTGGGCGTCAACATCCAGTGCTTTGACGTGGGCGGCGGTCTGGGCGTCGATTATGAAGGAACTCGTTCCCAGTCGGACTGTTCGGTCAACTACGGCTTGAACGAATACGCCAACAACGTTATCTGGGGTATCGGCGACGCCTGTAACGAATACGGCCTGCCGCATCCGACGGTGATTACCGAGTCCGGACGTGCCGTCACCGCGCATCACACCGTACTGGTGTCCAACATCATCGGGGTGGAGCGCAACGAATTCAGCGAACCGGTGGCGCCGGATGAAGACGCGCCGCGCGCGCTGGAAAGCCTGTGGAATACCTGGCAGGAAATCAAGGAGCCGGGCAACCGTCGTTCTCTGCGCGAGTGGCTGCACGACAGCCAGATGGACCTGCACGACATCCACACCCAATACACTCACGGCATGCTGGATTTGACTCAACGCGCGCAGGCCGAGCAGCTGTATCTCAATATCTGTCAGCAGATTCAGCAGCAGCTTGACCCGAGCAACCGCGCCCACCGGCCGATCATTGATGAATTGCAGGAACGCATGGCGGACAAGCTGTACGTCAACTTCTCGCTGTTCCAGTCAATGCCGGATGCCTGGGGGATCGACCAGTTGTTCCCGGTACTGCCGCTGGAAGGGCTGGATAAGCCGCCGCAGCGTCGCGCGGTGCTGCTGGATATTACCTGTGACTCCGACGGCGCCATCGATCACTATGTGGACGGCGACGGCGTCGCCACCACTATGCCGATGCCGCCGTACGACCCTGAAAACCCGCCGCTGCTGGGCTTTTTCATGGTTGGCGCTTATCAGGAAATTCTCGGCAACATGCATAACCTGTTCGGCGACACTTCCACCGTGGACGTGTTCGTGTTCCAGGACGGCACCGTCGAGCTGGAAGAGTCGGACGAAGGCAACACCGTGGCCGATATGCTGGAATATGTGCAGTTGGACCCGGACGTGCTGATGTCCCGCTTCCGCGATCAGGTCAAGGAAACCGATCTGGCGCCGGAACTGCAAGCGCAATTCCTTGAAGAATTTGAAACCGGCTTGTACGGTTATACGTATCTGGAAGACGAATAA
- the metK gene encoding methionine adenosyltransferase, giving the protein MAKHLFTSESVSEGHPDKIADQISDAVLDAILEQDPKARVACETYVKTGMVLVGGEITTSAWVDIEEITRRTVRDIGYVNSEMGFDANSCAVLSAIGKQSPDINQGVDRKDPLEQGAGDQGLMFGYATNETDVLMPAPITYAHRLVQRQSEVRKNGTLPWLRPDAKSQVTFAYDNGKIVGIDAVVLSTQHSESIAQKDLQEAVMEEIIKPVLPSEWLSANTKYFINPTGRFVIGGPMGDCGLTGRKIIVDTYGGAARHGGGAFSGKDPSKVDRSAAYAARYVAKNIVAAGLADRCEIQVSYAIGVAEPTSIMVETFGTEKVSSDRLVDLVRQFFDLRPYGLIQMLDLLHPIYQQTAAYGHFGRAEFPWEKTDVAEKLRDAAGLK; this is encoded by the coding sequence ATGGCTAAACACCTTTTTACGTCCGAGTCGGTCTCCGAAGGACATCCTGATAAAATCGCTGACCAGATTTCCGACGCCGTCCTTGACGCGATTCTGGAGCAGGACCCCAAAGCGCGAGTCGCCTGCGAAACTTACGTAAAAACCGGTATGGTGTTAGTTGGTGGCGAAATTACCACCAGCGCCTGGGTGGATATCGAAGAGATTACGCGCCGCACCGTACGCGACATTGGCTACGTCAACTCCGAGATGGGCTTTGACGCCAACTCCTGCGCCGTACTGAGCGCCATCGGCAAACAGTCTCCGGACATCAACCAGGGCGTTGACCGTAAGGACCCGCTGGAACAAGGCGCGGGCGACCAGGGCCTGATGTTCGGCTATGCCACCAACGAAACCGACGTGCTGATGCCGGCGCCGATCACTTACGCGCACCGTCTGGTGCAGCGTCAGTCCGAAGTGCGTAAAAACGGCACCCTGCCGTGGCTGCGCCCGGACGCCAAAAGCCAGGTGACCTTCGCGTACGACAACGGCAAGATCGTCGGCATCGATGCGGTGGTGCTGTCTACCCAGCATTCGGAATCCATCGCGCAGAAAGATCTGCAGGAAGCGGTAATGGAAGAGATCATCAAGCCGGTTCTGCCGTCTGAATGGCTCTCCGCCAACACCAAATACTTCATCAACCCGACCGGCCGTTTCGTGATCGGCGGCCCAATGGGCGACTGCGGCCTGACCGGTCGTAAAATCATCGTCGATACCTACGGCGGCGCAGCGCGTCACGGCGGCGGCGCATTCTCCGGCAAGGACCCGTCCAAAGTGGACCGTTCCGCCGCCTACGCCGCCCGTTATGTGGCGAAGAACATCGTGGCCGCCGGCCTGGCGGACCGCTGTGAAATTCAGGTGTCCTACGCTATCGGTGTAGCGGAACCGACCTCCATCATGGTGGAAACCTTCGGAACCGAGAAAGTGTCCAGCGACCGTCTGGTCGACCTGGTGCGCCAGTTCTTCGATCTGCGCCCGTACGGCCTGATCCAGATGCTGGACTTGCTGCACCCGATCTACCAGCAAACCGCGGCTTACGGTCACTTTGGCCGTGCGGAATTCCCGTGGGAAAAAACCGACGTGGCGGAAAAACTGCGTGATGCCGCCGGCCTGAAATAA
- a CDS encoding SprT family zinc-dependent metalloprotease has protein sequence MNTPRLPIALQQAVMRCLREKLQQANTALGSDYPEPAVNYQQRGSTAGSAWLKEWEIRLNPVLLRENQQAFIDEVVPHELAHLLVYARFGKAAPHGREWRWMMESVLNVPARRTHQFALASVQGKTFPYQCACRRHELTLRRHNRVVRGESEYRCRSCGERLRALVTNSV, from the coding sequence ATGAACACGCCACGACTCCCTATCGCCCTGCAGCAAGCGGTGATGCGCTGTTTGCGGGAAAAACTCCAGCAGGCCAATACCGCGTTGGGCAGTGATTACCCCGAACCCGCCGTCAACTATCAGCAACGCGGTTCCACCGCCGGCAGCGCCTGGCTGAAAGAGTGGGAAATCCGCCTCAACCCGGTGTTGCTGCGGGAAAACCAGCAGGCGTTTATCGATGAAGTCGTCCCGCATGAACTGGCGCATCTGTTGGTATACGCCCGTTTCGGCAAAGCGGCGCCGCATGGCCGGGAATGGCGCTGGATGATGGAAAGCGTGCTGAACGTACCCGCCCGCCGTACCCACCAGTTTGCGCTTGCCTCGGTACAGGGCAAAACCTTCCCTTATCAGTGCGCCTGCCGCCGGCACGAACTCACCCTGCGTCGTCACAACCGGGTCGTCCGGGGCGAATCGGAATACCGTTGCCGGTCTTGCGGCGAACGGTTACGCGCCCTCGTAACAAACTCTGTTTAA
- the endA gene encoding deoxyribonuclease I, translating to MLRNLVIFAVLGAGLTTLAAAGQDINNFTQAKAAAAKIHQDAPGTFYCGCKINWQGKKGTPDLASCGYQVRKDVNRANRIEWEHVVPAWQFGHQRQCWQDGGRKNCTKDDVYRQIETDLHNLQPAIGEVNGDRGNFMYSQWNGGERQYGQCEMKIDFKSQLAEPPERARGAIARTYFYMRDRYNLNLSRQQTQLFDAWNKQYPATTWECTREKRIAAVQGNHNPYVQQACQP from the coding sequence ATGCTTCGCAATCTTGTCATTTTCGCTGTGTTGGGCGCGGGCCTGACGACGCTGGCCGCCGCCGGTCAGGACATCAACAACTTTACGCAGGCCAAGGCCGCCGCCGCCAAAATCCATCAGGATGCGCCCGGTACCTTCTATTGCGGCTGTAAGATCAACTGGCAGGGCAAAAAAGGGACGCCGGACCTGGCTTCCTGCGGCTACCAGGTTCGCAAAGACGTCAACCGCGCCAACCGCATCGAGTGGGAGCACGTGGTGCCGGCGTGGCAGTTTGGTCACCAGCGCCAGTGCTGGCAGGACGGCGGCCGTAAGAACTGCACCAAAGACGATGTTTACCGCCAGATAGAAACCGATTTGCACAACCTACAGCCGGCGATTGGCGAAGTGAACGGCGATCGCGGCAACTTTATGTACAGCCAGTGGAATGGCGGCGAGCGTCAGTACGGCCAGTGCGAAATGAAGATTGATTTTAAAAGCCAACTGGCGGAGCCGCCCGAACGCGCCCGCGGCGCCATCGCCCGCACCTATTTTTATATGCGCGACCGTTACAACCTGAACCTGTCCCGCCAGCAAACCCAGCTGTTTGACGCCTGGAACAAGCAGTATCCGGCCACCACGTGGGAGTGCACCCGCGAAAAACGCATCGCCGCCGTACAGGGCAACCACAACCCGTATGTGCAACAGGCTTGCCAGCCCTGA
- the rsmE gene encoding 16S rRNA (uracil(1498)-N(3))-methyltransferase, translating into MRIPRIFHPDTLAPQGGETDLSEDAANHVGRVLRMSAGQALQLFDGSNQVFDAEIVQAGKKNVRVRYAAGQTENRESPLHLHLGQVMSRGEKMEFTIQKSIELGVNVITPLLSERCGVKLDGERLEKKIAQWQKIAIAACEQCGRNRVPEIRPVQTLKSWCAEPDNGLKLNLHPRAAHSINTLPLPVSRIRLLIGPEGGLSADEIAMTATQGFTDILLGPRVLRTETTALTAITALQVRFGDLG; encoded by the coding sequence ATGCGAATACCGCGCATTTTCCATCCCGATACGCTTGCCCCGCAGGGGGGAGAGACAGATCTGAGCGAAGACGCCGCCAATCATGTGGGCCGGGTGCTTCGCATGAGCGCCGGGCAGGCGCTGCAACTGTTCGACGGCAGCAATCAGGTATTTGACGCCGAGATTGTGCAGGCAGGGAAAAAAAACGTGCGGGTCCGTTACGCTGCCGGACAAACTGAAAACCGAGAGTCGCCGCTGCACCTGCATCTGGGTCAGGTGATGTCGCGCGGCGAGAAAATGGAATTCACCATCCAAAAATCCATTGAACTGGGGGTTAACGTCATCACCCCGCTGCTCTCTGAACGCTGCGGCGTCAAACTGGACGGTGAACGACTGGAGAAGAAAATCGCCCAGTGGCAGAAAATCGCCATTGCCGCCTGCGAACAATGCGGCAGAAACCGCGTGCCGGAAATTCGCCCCGTCCAGACGCTGAAAAGCTGGTGCGCGGAACCGGACAATGGGTTAAAACTGAATCTGCATCCGCGGGCGGCGCACAGTATCAACACGCTGCCGTTGCCGGTATCGCGCATTCGGCTGTTGATTGGCCCGGAAGGCGGGTTATCGGCGGACGAAATCGCCATGACCGCAACTCAAGGTTTTACTGATATTCTGCTGGGGCCTCGCGTTCTGCGTACAGAAACCACCGCGCTCACCGCAATCACCGCGTTGCAGGTACGATTCGGCGATCTGGGGTAA